Proteins from a single region of Weeksella virosa DSM 16922:
- a CDS encoding glyceraldehyde-3-phosphate dehydrogenase, which yields MANVSYEDQLVNQAKVRKDTVELIKTVSDLWYDKSIELLIFRNQLIDKNVSEIINLHEYAGEFIGKPIAIEDTLAIANAINAIDLPPSRIDLGKLTYEYKNSGSENAEDFVRESLKDAKDIENIEPRDVVLYGFGRIGRLLARELMSKVGKGQQLRLRAIVTRDKNDPTLIEKRASLLRYDSVHGDFDGSVIADHENNALIINGTTVNLISAAQPEDIDYTSYGYKNVLVIDNTGAFKDEEALSRHLKSKGAEKVILTAPGKGVPNIVYGVNHEDYSPDEVNIFSAASCTTNAITPILAVVEEKLGVVKGHLETIHAYTNDQNLVDNMHKKYRRGRAAALNMVITETGAGSAVSKALPSLEGKLTSNAIRVPVPNGSLAVLNIEFGKDVTRDDINEAIRHAALEGNLVEQIKYSLNNELVSSDIVGTSAPSIFDSNATLVSSDGRNGVLYVWYDNEYGYSHQVIRLAKYVAKVRRYTYY from the coding sequence ATGGCAAACGTTTCGTACGAAGATCAGTTAGTCAACCAAGCGAAGGTTAGAAAAGACACGGTAGAGTTAATCAAGACTGTGAGCGACTTATGGTATGATAAGTCAATAGAGCTATTAATTTTCCGTAATCAATTAATTGATAAAAATGTTAGTGAAATTATCAATCTTCATGAGTATGCGGGTGAATTTATCGGCAAACCTATAGCGATAGAAGATACATTGGCGATTGCAAATGCTATTAATGCTATTGATTTGCCACCCTCAAGAATAGATTTAGGAAAGTTAACTTACGAGTACAAAAATAGCGGAAGCGAAAATGCAGAAGACTTTGTTCGTGAATCATTGAAAGATGCGAAAGATATCGAAAATATCGAACCGCGTGACGTTGTACTTTATGGTTTTGGTCGTATCGGACGTTTATTAGCTCGCGAATTAATGTCGAAAGTAGGAAAAGGACAGCAATTGCGCTTACGTGCCATAGTTACACGTGACAAAAATGATCCTACTTTGATAGAAAAAAGAGCGTCTCTATTACGTTATGATTCAGTTCATGGAGACTTCGATGGTTCTGTAATTGCAGATCACGAAAACAATGCATTAATTATCAACGGAACAACTGTAAATTTAATTTCAGCAGCCCAACCAGAAGATATCGATTACACGTCGTACGGTTACAAAAATGTTTTGGTTATTGATAATACTGGCGCTTTCAAAGATGAAGAAGCTTTGAGCCGACATTTGAAATCAAAAGGTGCTGAGAAAGTGATTCTTACTGCTCCAGGAAAAGGTGTGCCCAATATTGTATACGGTGTAAATCATGAAGATTATTCTCCAGACGAGGTCAACATATTTTCAGCTGCATCTTGTACTACCAACGCGATTACACCTATTTTGGCTGTAGTAGAAGAGAAGCTTGGGGTTGTGAAAGGTCATTTAGAAACTATTCATGCGTATACCAATGATCAGAATTTAGTAGATAATATGCACAAAAAATACCGTCGTGGTCGTGCGGCTGCTCTCAATATGGTTATTACAGAAACCGGAGCAGGAAGTGCAGTATCAAAAGCATTGCCAAGTCTAGAAGGTAAACTTACCTCGAATGCTATTCGTGTTCCTGTACCAAACGGATCGTTAGCAGTTCTCAACATCGAATTTGGAAAGGATGTAACTCGAGATGATATAAATGAGGCTATTCGTCACGCTGCATTAGAAGGCAATTTGGTAGAACAAATTAAATATTCATTAAACAACGAATTGGTGTCTTCTGACATTGTCGGGACGTCGGCACCTTCTATTTTCGATAGTAATGCAACTTTAGTATCTAGCGATGGTAGAAATGGAGTGTTATATGTTTGGTATGATAATGAGTACGGATATAGCCACCAAGTAATTCGTCTAGCAAAGTATGTTGCTAAAGTTAGACGTTATACTTACTACTAA
- a CDS encoding prolyl oligopeptidase family serine peptidase — protein sequence MKKLSVLLFNLGILMNLNAQDFKGKYPTTAKANHTDEYFGEKVADPYRWLEDDRSPQTKAWVEAENKVTFSYLDKIPLRNELKKQLTDIWNYEKVGTPFKEGSYTYYYKNNGLQQHSVLYRKKGENGKEEVFLDPNTFSKDGSTSLADVSFSKDGSLVAYSISEGGSDWRKVIVLNTENKQQIGETLVDVKFSGIAWKGNQGFYYSSYDKPKGSELSEKTDQHKVYFHTLNTPQKDDKLVFGGKETPRRYIGAYLTDDERFLVITAANTTTGNELYIQDLNAQDNKFIQLAKGFDQNATVVDNDGDVLYIQTNYKAPNNRLVKTNYTTTDKEKWQDVVAETENVLSISTAGKYFFAHYLKDAVTQIQQLDKTGKKVRDILLPGVGSAGGFSGKKDETEVYYVFSNYITPTTSYKFDLETGKSELYIKPAIKFNPENYESKQVFYSSKDGTKVPMIITYKKGLKLDGKNPTILYGYGGFNISLTPSFSVTTATWIENGGIYAVANLRGGGEYGKKWHDGGRQFNKLNVFDDFIAAAQYLHKNKYTSPEYTALSGGSNGGLLVGATMTIDPKIAKVALPAVGVLDMLRYHTFTAGAGWGYDYGTAEDSKEMFNYLKAYSPVHNVKKGQCYPATLVTTGDHDDRVVPAHSYKFAAELQDKQGCKNPVLIRIETKAGHGAGRSTEVIINETADKFAFTLWNMGIKNLKKK from the coding sequence ATGAAAAAACTATCTGTATTACTTTTCAATCTTGGAATTCTGATGAACTTAAATGCACAGGACTTTAAAGGGAAATACCCAACCACAGCAAAAGCAAACCATACTGATGAATATTTTGGTGAGAAAGTTGCCGACCCATATCGATGGTTAGAAGACGATCGTTCGCCTCAAACGAAAGCATGGGTAGAAGCCGAAAATAAAGTAACTTTTTCTTATCTCGACAAAATTCCGTTACGCAATGAGTTGAAAAAACAATTGACTGATATTTGGAATTACGAAAAGGTAGGAACACCTTTCAAAGAAGGAAGTTATACTTACTACTACAAAAACAATGGTTTACAACAGCATAGTGTATTGTACCGTAAAAAAGGTGAAAACGGAAAAGAGGAAGTTTTTCTTGACCCAAATACCTTCTCGAAAGATGGCTCTACTTCTTTGGCAGACGTTAGCTTCTCAAAAGATGGAAGCTTAGTTGCTTACTCTATTTCGGAGGGAGGCTCTGATTGGAGAAAAGTGATTGTTCTGAATACTGAAAACAAACAACAGATTGGAGAGACCTTGGTCGATGTGAAATTCTCTGGCATTGCCTGGAAAGGAAATCAAGGATTTTATTACTCGAGCTACGACAAACCAAAAGGATCTGAATTATCAGAAAAAACAGACCAACACAAAGTGTATTTCCATACACTAAACACCCCGCAAAAAGATGACAAATTAGTTTTCGGTGGAAAAGAAACACCTCGTCGTTACATTGGAGCATACCTTACCGATGATGAACGTTTCTTGGTAATTACTGCTGCAAACACCACAACAGGAAACGAATTGTACATTCAGGATTTGAATGCGCAAGATAATAAGTTTATACAGTTAGCTAAAGGTTTCGATCAAAACGCTACGGTTGTAGACAACGATGGAGATGTGCTATATATCCAAACCAACTACAAAGCGCCTAACAATCGCTTGGTAAAAACCAATTATACAACAACAGATAAAGAAAAATGGCAAGACGTCGTTGCAGAAACCGAAAATGTTTTATCGATTTCGACAGCTGGCAAATACTTCTTTGCACATTACCTGAAAGATGCCGTTACACAAATTCAGCAATTAGACAAAACAGGTAAAAAAGTGCGCGACATACTATTACCTGGTGTCGGGAGTGCTGGAGGTTTTAGTGGGAAAAAAGACGAAACAGAAGTGTATTACGTTTTTAGCAATTATATCACTCCGACAACGAGTTACAAATTCGATTTAGAAACAGGTAAATCAGAATTATACATTAAACCTGCAATCAAATTCAATCCAGAAAATTACGAATCGAAGCAAGTATTTTATTCATCAAAAGATGGAACCAAAGTTCCGATGATTATTACCTATAAAAAAGGATTAAAACTCGACGGAAAAAACCCTACTATTCTCTACGGTTATGGAGGGTTCAATATCAGTCTGACACCTTCTTTTAGCGTGACAACTGCTACTTGGATAGAAAATGGTGGAATTTATGCTGTTGCCAATCTACGTGGCGGAGGTGAATATGGAAAAAAATGGCACGACGGAGGGCGACAATTCAATAAATTAAATGTATTTGATGATTTTATCGCTGCCGCTCAATACCTACATAAAAACAAGTACACTTCACCAGAATATACCGCCCTTTCTGGAGGATCGAACGGAGGATTATTGGTTGGAGCTACGATGACAATCGATCCGAAAATTGCCAAAGTTGCCTTGCCAGCTGTTGGGGTTTTAGACATGCTTCGTTACCATACATTTACGGCAGGTGCAGGATGGGGATATGATTATGGTACTGCAGAAGACAGCAAAGAAATGTTTAATTATCTCAAAGCATATTCACCTGTACACAATGTGAAAAAAGGACAATGTTATCCTGCGACATTAGTTACTACAGGAGACCATGATGATCGTGTTGTTCCGGCACATTCGTACAAATTTGCTGCAGAGTTACAAGACAAACAAGGCTGTAAAAATCCTGTTCTTATCCGTATCGAGACCAAAGCAGGGCATGGTGCAGGAAGATCGACAGAAGTTATAATCAACGAAACAGCTGATAAATTTGCGTTTACGCTGTGGAATATGGGTATCAAAAATCTCAAAAAGAAATAA
- a CDS encoding HdeD family acid-resistance protein, with the protein MENNFLNSMRSTVKKWWVPLIAGILFIVIGIWCFVNPLMSYAALATFFSVTFLVSGIFESFFAFSNRNEMVNWGWSLAFGLLSVFVGLVLLSNPIFSLEVLAFYVGFLVIFRSVSGIGYSIDLKNYGVKNWGFALFFALIGLVLGIVLLVNPILAGYAAVVWFGLSLIATGIFSITISYFLRLVKKKYEQYKQIDN; encoded by the coding sequence ATGGAAAATAATTTTTTAAATTCAATGCGGTCTACCGTAAAAAAATGGTGGGTTCCATTAATCGCAGGTATTTTATTCATCGTTATCGGAATTTGGTGTTTTGTCAATCCTCTGATGTCCTATGCGGCTTTAGCAACTTTTTTTAGTGTAACTTTTCTTGTTTCGGGAATTTTCGAGTCGTTTTTTGCATTCTCGAACCGAAATGAAATGGTCAATTGGGGATGGAGTTTAGCCTTTGGCTTACTTTCTGTTTTTGTTGGGCTAGTCCTTCTAAGTAACCCAATCTTTAGTTTAGAAGTTCTTGCTTTCTATGTTGGGTTTTTAGTGATTTTTCGTTCTGTATCTGGAATAGGTTATTCTATCGACCTGAAAAATTACGGAGTAAAAAATTGGGGATTTGCCCTTTTCTTTGCTCTTATTGGTTTAGTTTTAGGAATCGTTTTGTTGGTTAATCCTATATTGGCTGGTTACGCAGCAGTAGTTTGGTTTGGATTATCTTTGATTGCAACCGGTATTTTTAGTATTACGATTAGTTATTTTCTTCGTTTGGTAAAAAAGAAATATGAACAATATAAGCAAATAGATAATTAA
- a CDS encoding SPFH domain-containing protein, whose amino-acid sequence MDSITFYFILIIILVIIGLGIFTVKQQTAVIIERFGKFESIRNSGLQFKIPFVDKIAGRISLKIQQLDVVVETKTKDDVFVRLKISVQYQVISKQVYDAFYKLDNPYTQITSFVFDVVRAEVPKLRLDDVFEKKDDIAIAVKSELQEAMNSYGYVIIKTLVTDIDPDEQVKHAMNRINAAEREKIAAQYEGDAQRILIVEKAKAEAESKRLQGQGIADQRREIARGLLESVDVLNGVGITSQEASALIVVTQHYDTLQAIGEKSGSKLVLLPNSPTAASEMLNTMVTSFTAANELSKDTPSTQSP is encoded by the coding sequence ATGGACTCTATTACCTTTTATTTTATTCTTATAATTATATTAGTAATTATAGGCTTAGGTATTTTCACCGTCAAACAACAAACAGCTGTAATTATCGAACGTTTTGGGAAATTCGAAAGTATCCGAAATTCTGGTTTACAATTCAAAATCCCATTTGTCGACAAAATCGCAGGACGCATTTCCCTTAAAATACAACAACTTGATGTCGTAGTAGAAACCAAAACCAAAGACGATGTATTTGTTCGACTAAAAATTTCGGTACAATACCAAGTAATTAGTAAACAAGTGTATGATGCATTCTATAAACTAGACAATCCATACACCCAAATTACGTCTTTTGTCTTTGACGTTGTTCGTGCAGAAGTACCAAAACTTCGCTTAGATGACGTTTTCGAGAAAAAAGACGATATTGCGATTGCCGTAAAAAGTGAATTACAAGAGGCTATGAATTCATATGGTTACGTAATTATCAAAACATTGGTAACCGATATCGATCCTGATGAGCAGGTGAAACATGCCATGAACAGAATTAACGCTGCCGAACGCGAAAAAATAGCAGCACAATACGAAGGAGATGCCCAGCGAATTCTGATTGTAGAAAAAGCCAAAGCAGAAGCAGAATCAAAACGTTTGCAAGGACAAGGAATTGCTGATCAACGAAGAGAGATTGCGCGAGGACTATTAGAATCAGTTGATGTACTCAATGGAGTTGGGATTACTTCACAAGAAGCTTCTGCACTTATCGTGGTTACCCAACATTATGATACGCTACAAGCAATAGGCGAAAAATCAGGAAGCAAACTAGTTCTTCTGCCCAACTCACCAACTGCAGCCAGTGAAATGCTCAATACAATGGTGACTTCTTTTACAGCAGCAAATGAACTAAGCAAAGACACACCTTCTACCCAATCACCTTAA
- a CDS encoding DUF59 domain-containing protein: MALTQEQINSMGDELVSVFKTIYDPEIPVDIYELGLIYDAHINEDGEVKVLMTLTSPNCPVAESLPAEVERAVEELEPVSKCYVEITFDPPWDRDMMSDEAKFELGML, from the coding sequence ATGGCACTTACACAAGAACAAATAAATTCTATGGGAGATGAGCTTGTATCCGTCTTCAAAACGATATATGACCCAGAAATTCCGGTTGATATTTACGAGCTTGGCCTTATTTACGATGCACATATAAACGAAGATGGCGAAGTAAAAGTTCTCATGACGCTAACCTCGCCAAACTGCCCTGTTGCAGAATCTTTACCTGCAGAAGTGGAAAGAGCCGTAGAAGAATTAGAGCCGGTTAGCAAATGCTATGTAGAAATCACATTCGATCCGCCATGGGATCGTGATATGATGAGCGACGAAGCTAAATTCGAGCTCGGAATGCTTTAA
- a CDS encoding TonB-dependent receptor: protein MKRITTALFLLVASGVFAQTEKTITGKIHDQENHPLAGAEIYVPSLDETFYTNENGEYSIVLPEGNHELEVQYFGYKSVYQTVTILGQDVRDINFVLTKENIENQNIDLKGTTITATRNRSSETELLNIQRKSVNIVTNIGTQELDRKGVSDAASALTKVAGVSKLEGTNSIYVRGLGDRYISTTLNTLPLPSNDPEYKNIDLSFFNTDIIEYLSVDKVYSPKVLGDFSGAGVDIVSKNYTDKGMFQVSLGSNFNTNAVGKSDFMLQNGPKKTGFSNIKLPNDPLNSYQFQTKLNPTKSPTIGPNFGLTAGKSFRIGHEGRLGIFATAEFDSDYDYREGLDQTVNASTGLGARLKSFNPHKKYSYKTNTTGMFNANYKINQHHTLKYNFLYINSSEQSRDLYYGFIRDLAEDDNGLIQRNTYIQNKLMVNQLLGNNKLSERIELDWALGYNKVESDLPDRTQNTMRYDKETKNYHLVQVTTTDNHRYFHKLNEDSYVGNIGMTYRLNESADGLAKGFVRVGYNGKIVRRDFEARQFNFRIISSQLANPVDPNNLDAFFNQTNFDNGYFSTSTYSGTLAPQTYNGEQDSHAAYATLEYNFTDRLSALIGVRYENILQKIDWRTQLDASEKTNELAKNYFLPSIILKYMLNDRQNLRFAASKTYTLPQFKERALFLYEDVTQTKYGNPYLYPSQNYNVDLKWEIFPNKGELISVSAFGKYIKDPINEVVIASSTNDISWINGDFGYVVGAEVELRKNLFDFGMDGGNTLSAGLNASYMKTNQEIDKDKVYRETNGVYNLNLTTPKASLAGASDLLLNADISYLKKWNNGGQVLATVAYAYYSDRIYALNNEQMGNLVDKGFGTLDFILRTKLNHNIGINFSAKNILNQTFKRVQENAKEDITVVSYKSGANLGLSINYNF, encoded by the coding sequence ATGAAACGCATAACAACTGCCTTATTTCTTCTTGTAGCATCTGGGGTATTTGCCCAAACAGAGAAGACAATCACAGGAAAAATTCATGATCAAGAAAATCATCCTCTAGCAGGAGCAGAAATTTATGTTCCTTCATTAGACGAAACATTCTATACCAACGAGAACGGAGAGTATAGCATTGTTTTACCCGAAGGTAATCACGAACTAGAGGTGCAATATTTTGGATATAAATCGGTATACCAGACCGTAACAATTCTTGGGCAAGATGTAAGGGACATCAATTTTGTTTTGACCAAAGAAAATATCGAAAACCAAAATATCGACCTGAAAGGGACTACGATTACTGCAACACGCAATCGATCGAGCGAAACCGAATTACTCAACATACAGCGCAAATCTGTAAATATTGTCACCAATATTGGTACGCAAGAATTAGATCGAAAAGGGGTGAGCGATGCCGCATCAGCTTTAACCAAAGTTGCAGGTGTATCTAAGCTAGAAGGAACCAACTCTATCTATGTACGTGGTTTGGGCGATCGCTACATTTCGACCACTTTAAACACCTTGCCTTTGCCATCGAACGATCCAGAGTACAAGAATATTGATTTGAGTTTTTTCAACACCGATATCATCGAGTATCTTTCAGTAGACAAAGTCTATTCGCCAAAAGTCTTGGGCGATTTCTCGGGTGCAGGCGTAGACATTGTTTCTAAAAATTATACCGACAAAGGAATGTTTCAGGTTTCGTTAGGAAGCAACTTCAACACGAATGCAGTGGGAAAATCCGACTTTATGTTACAGAACGGACCGAAAAAAACAGGTTTTTCTAACATAAAATTACCAAATGACCCGTTGAATTCTTACCAATTCCAAACGAAATTAAACCCTACCAAATCGCCTACAATCGGCCCTAATTTTGGCTTAACAGCAGGGAAATCTTTCCGCATCGGACACGAAGGAAGATTAGGGATTTTTGCTACTGCCGAGTTTGATAGCGACTATGATTACCGCGAAGGATTAGACCAAACAGTAAACGCTTCTACTGGCTTGGGAGCACGACTAAAATCATTCAATCCGCACAAAAAATATTCTTACAAAACCAACACAACGGGAATGTTTAATGCGAATTATAAAATCAATCAACATCATACCCTAAAATACAACTTCCTGTACATCAACTCTTCTGAGCAGTCTAGAGATTTGTATTATGGTTTTATTCGCGACTTGGCAGAAGATGATAATGGTTTGATTCAACGCAACACCTATATCCAAAATAAATTAATGGTGAATCAACTTTTAGGCAACAATAAGCTTAGCGAACGCATAGAGCTCGATTGGGCCTTAGGCTACAACAAAGTAGAAAGCGATTTACCAGATCGTACGCAAAACACAATGCGCTACGACAAAGAAACCAAAAATTACCACTTGGTACAAGTAACCACGACCGATAATCATCGCTATTTCCATAAACTAAACGAGGATAGCTATGTAGGAAACATTGGTATGACGTATCGCCTGAACGAGTCGGCCGATGGATTGGCAAAAGGCTTTGTTCGAGTTGGATACAATGGAAAGATTGTTCGTAGAGATTTCGAAGCAAGACAATTCAACTTCAGAATAATCTCATCTCAATTGGCAAACCCAGTAGACCCGAATAATTTAGATGCATTCTTTAACCAAACAAACTTTGATAACGGATATTTTTCTACCTCAACTTATAGCGGAACTTTGGCTCCACAAACCTATAACGGTGAGCAAGATTCGCATGCAGCATACGCAACATTAGAATATAATTTTACAGATCGTTTGAGTGCTTTGATTGGTGTTCGCTACGAGAATATTTTACAAAAAATCGATTGGCGCACACAGCTCGATGCCTCTGAAAAAACCAATGAACTAGCAAAGAATTACTTCTTGCCAAGTATCATATTGAAGTACATGTTGAATGATCGCCAAAATCTACGGTTTGCTGCGAGCAAAACCTACACGCTCCCACAATTCAAAGAAAGAGCCTTGTTTTTGTACGAAGATGTGACGCAAACCAAATACGGTAATCCATACTTATACCCATCACAAAACTATAATGTAGACCTGAAGTGGGAAATATTCCCGAATAAAGGCGAATTGATTTCGGTTTCTGCATTCGGAAAATACATCAAAGACCCGATCAACGAAGTAGTTATTGCCTCTTCTACCAATGATATTTCTTGGATCAATGGAGATTTTGGATATGTAGTTGGAGCAGAAGTAGAATTGAGAAAAAATCTTTTTGATTTTGGGATGGATGGAGGAAATACTTTATCGGCAGGCCTCAACGCGAGTTACATGAAAACAAATCAAGAAATCGATAAGGACAAAGTTTATCGCGAAACCAATGGCGTATATAATTTAAATCTTACCACTCCGAAAGCCAGCTTAGCAGGTGCATCTGATCTACTTTTGAACGCCGATATTTCTTATCTGAAAAAATGGAACAACGGCGGACAAGTGTTAGCTACGGTAGCTTATGCCTATTATTCGGATAGAATTTACGCCCTAAACAATGAACAAATGGGGAATTTGGTCGACAAAGGCTTCGGTACACTTGATTTTATATTACGCACCAAACTCAATCATAATATCGGAATTAACTTCAGCGCAAAAAATATCTTGAACCAGACTTTCAAACGAGTACAAGAAAATGCCAAAGAAGACATCACAGTAGTTTCGTATAAAAGCGGTGCAAACTTAGGTTTGTCTATAAACTATAATTTCTAA
- a CDS encoding response regulator transcription factor, whose amino-acid sequence MKHYKILLVDDEPDILEFVTYNLEKEGFEVETATNGLEGIKKAKVFKPHLILMDVMMPQMDGVEACGELRKLDAFKDTLIVFLSARGEDFSQLAAYDAGANDYIVKPIKPKILVSKLKALLKIKQQDEEVADIIRLKDFTINRETYKVTFKGEDFTLPRKEFELIALLGSNPERVFKREEILDKVWGNEVVVGGRTIDVHVRKLREKFGNDRFSTIKGIGYKMND is encoded by the coding sequence ATGAAACATTATAAGATTTTACTGGTAGACGATGAGCCAGATATTTTAGAGTTTGTTACCTACAATTTAGAAAAAGAAGGTTTCGAGGTAGAGACCGCAACAAATGGATTAGAGGGGATAAAAAAAGCAAAAGTTTTCAAACCTCATCTTATTCTTATGGATGTAATGATGCCTCAAATGGACGGTGTAGAAGCTTGTGGTGAGTTGAGAAAGCTAGATGCTTTCAAGGATACACTGATTGTGTTCTTATCGGCTCGTGGCGAAGATTTCTCTCAATTAGCTGCGTATGATGCTGGTGCAAATGACTATATCGTGAAACCGATCAAACCAAAAATATTGGTAAGTAAATTGAAAGCTTTACTAAAAATAAAACAACAAGATGAAGAAGTAGCGGATATTATTCGGCTAAAAGACTTTACGATCAATCGAGAAACATACAAAGTTACTTTCAAAGGAGAAGATTTTACTTTGCCTAGAAAAGAATTCGAACTTATTGCTTTGTTGGGCTCAAATCCCGAGAGAGTTTTCAAACGAGAAGAAATCCTTGATAAAGTTTGGGGTAATGAAGTAGTAGTTGGCGGTAGAACTATTGATGTACATGTGCGTAAATTAAGAGAAAAATTCGGGAATGATCGCTTTTCAACCATTAAAGGTATTGGGTATAAAATGAATGATTAA
- a CDS encoding sensor histidine kinase has translation MAKSLKKMHSFGWGFFATLIVYVLMFVLYYVWFQNFAVLYQYKAFLFVTFLVSTLILTIIIHFNNKRQRRTDLRQFSSILPVLDGEETLDFEDISQKFTTITEDQTKEIDILIERENYRREFLGNISHELKTPLFSVQGYLLTLIEGGVEDEKIRDKYLNRINKSVDRLIYLVKDLDMITELEREKIKLHQTTFNLTALVQESIDLLEIKAVNKNIDLYIKQPVNPNLRVKGDLEKIQQVLINLIANAINYSDEGTKVSIQLERQEDKVKVAVKDEGVGIKESDIERIFERFYRVEKSRSRNNGGSGLGLAIVKHILEAHQQKITVKSKPGQGSVFSFYLEAV, from the coding sequence ATGGCCAAATCCCTTAAAAAGATGCATAGTTTTGGGTGGGGTTTTTTTGCTACACTAATTGTCTATGTACTTATGTTTGTTTTGTATTATGTTTGGTTCCAGAATTTTGCTGTTTTATATCAATACAAAGCTTTTCTTTTCGTTACATTTTTGGTTAGTACTTTGATACTGACAATTATTATTCATTTCAATAATAAACGACAAAGGCGAACAGATTTGCGTCAGTTTTCGTCTATTCTACCTGTTTTGGATGGCGAAGAAACTTTGGATTTTGAAGATATCTCGCAGAAATTTACAACCATTACAGAAGATCAAACCAAAGAAATCGATATCCTAATCGAACGAGAAAATTACCGAAGAGAGTTTTTAGGAAATATATCACACGAGCTGAAAACACCGCTATTTTCGGTACAAGGCTATTTGTTGACGTTGATAGAAGGAGGAGTAGAAGATGAAAAAATTAGAGATAAATACCTCAATAGGATTAATAAGTCGGTAGATCGATTGATTTATTTGGTAAAAGATTTAGATATGATCACCGAGCTCGAACGAGAAAAAATAAAACTTCATCAAACAACCTTCAACCTTACTGCACTAGTACAAGAATCTATAGACTTGCTAGAGATAAAAGCAGTAAATAAGAATATCGATTTGTATATAAAGCAACCAGTGAATCCTAACTTGCGTGTAAAAGGAGATTTAGAAAAAATACAGCAAGTACTGATCAATCTTATAGCAAATGCAATCAATTATTCGGATGAAGGTACCAAAGTTAGTATACAATTAGAAAGACAAGAAGACAAAGTGAAAGTCGCAGTAAAAGACGAAGGTGTTGGCATCAAAGAGTCGGATATAGAGCGTATTTTCGAGCGTTTTTATCGGGTAGAAAAAAGTAGAAGTAGAAACAATGGTGGCTCGGGCTTAGGCTTAGCAATCGTAAAACATATTCTCGAAGCTCATCAACAAAAAATAACCGTAAAAAGTAAACCTGGGCAAGGTTCGGTATTTAGTTTTTACTTAGAAGCGGTATAA